The following proteins are encoded in a genomic region of Streptococcus equi subsp. equi:
- a CDS encoding collagen-like surface-anchored protein SclE: MKKTIRKYSVCSAAIALATMASLGTAGNARAEDYTRLESYPDPAELIRDGLGDGEVRVYLHTLRQFMQTYLQNLELQAKKGGPQGPVGPAGPRGERGEQGPVGPMGPRGDKGETGETGPKGEQGPAGPKGDRGERGEKGEQGQRGEKGEQGQRGEKGEQGQRGEKGEQGQRGEKGEQGQRGEKGEQGQRGEKGEQGQRGEKGEQGQRGEKGEQGQRGEKGEQGQRGEKGEQKPKGDQGKDTKPSAPKAPEKTPAPKAPEKSAQPKAPAPKSAPAAQKSTLPATGETNHPFFTLAALSVITSAGVLNLKKKKS; the protein is encoded by the coding sequence ATGAAAAAAACAATACGCAAGTACAGCGTCTGCTCAGCAGCCATTGCCCTAGCAACAATGGCCAGCCTAGGAACAGCTGGAAATGCCCGAGCTGAAGATTATACGCGATTAGAGTCCTATCCAGATCCAGCTGAACTAATTAGGGACGGACTCGGAGATGGCGAAGTAAGAGTATACCTACATACATTAAGACAATTCATGCAAACCTACTTACAAAACTTAGAACTACAAGCTAAAAAAGGTGGTCCTCAGGGACCTGTGGGGCCTGCCGGACCTAGAGGGGAACGCGGAGAGCAAGGTCCTGTTGGGCCTATGGGACCACGTGGAGATAAAGGCGAAACCGGAGAAACAGGTCCTAAAGGTGAACAAGGACCAGCCGGCCCTAAGGGTGACAGAGGCGAACGCGGCGAAAAAGGTGAGCAAGGACAACGCGGCGAAAAAGGCGAGCAAGGACAACGCGGTGAAAAAGGTGAGCAAGGACAACGCGGTGAAAAAGGTGAGCAAGGACAACGCGGTGAAAAAGGCGAGCAAGGACAACGCGGTGAAAAAGGTGAGCAAGGACAACGCGGTGAAAAAGGTGAGCAAGGACAACGCGGTGAAAAAGGTGAGCAAGGACAACGCGGTGAAAAAGGTGAGCAAGGACAACGCGGCGAAAAAGGCGAGCAAGGACAACGCGGCGAAAAAGGCGAGCAAAAACCAAAGGGTGATCAAGGAAAAGATACAAAACCATCAGCTCCAAAAGCACCTGAAAAGACACCTGCACCAAAGGCTCCAGAAAAATCAGCTCAGCCTAAAGCACCAGCGCCTAAGTCAGCACCAGCAGCTCAAAAGAGCACGCTACCAGCTACAGGGGAGACAAATCACCCATTCTTCACCCTTGCAGCCCTTAGCGTCATCACTAGCGCAGGCGTCCTAAACCTAAAGAAAAAGAAAAGCTAA
- a CDS encoding Protein of uncharacterised function (DUF1797), which yields MESHLVRIINRLELMVTDGGNLKRNFERDGVVVAEVAFVNDPENGPVFILRDIEARESYSFDSIDLIAMEIYDLLY from the coding sequence ATGGAATCACATTTAGTGAGAATCATCAACCGTCTGGAGCTGATGGTAACAGATGGCGGTAATTTAAAGAGAAACTTTGAGCGAGATGGTGTTGTTGTTGCAGAGGTTGCATTTGTCAACGATCCTGAAAATGGTCCAGTCTTTATTTTACGTGATATTGAAGCGCGTGAGTCATATTCATTTGATAGCATCGATTTGATTGCGATGGAAATTTACGATTTGTTATATTAA
- the clpE gene encoding ATP-dependent Clp protease ATP-binding subunit, with protein sequence MLCQNCNLNESTIHLYTSINGKQRQIDLCQNCYQIMKTDPKNPILGGYNGNQKAQQPSQNPFFDDFFGDLNNFRAFGQLPNTPPTQSGGHNGGGHNGYRPNHTQPAQEANKGLLEEFGINITEMAKRGDIDPVIGRDDEIIRVIEILNRRTKNNPVLIGEPGVGKTAVVEGLAQKIVDGDVPQKLQSKQVIRLDVVSLVQGTGIRGQFEERMQKLMEEIRKRHDVILFIDEIHEIVGAGAVGDGSMDAGNILKPALARGELQLVGATTLNEYRIIEKDAALERRMQPVKVDEPSVEETITILKGIQPKYEDYHHVKYSQSAIEAAANLSNRYIQDRFLPDKAIDLLDEAGSKMNLTLNFVDPKDIDKRLIEAENLKTQATRDEDYERAAYFRDQIAKYKEMQAQKLDEQDIPIITDKTIEAIVEQKTNIPVGDLKEKEQSQLVNLAADLKKHVIGQDDAVDKIAKAIRRNRVGLGAPNRPIGSFLFVGPTGVGKTELSKQLAIELFGSADNMIRFDMSEYMEKHAVAKLVGAPPGYVGYEEAGQLTEQVRRNPYSLILLDEIEKAHPDVMHMFLQVLDDGRLTDGQGRTVSFKDTIIIMTSNAGTGKTEASVGFGAAREGRTNSVLGELSHFFSPEFMNRFDGIIEFQPLSKDNLLHIVHLMLDDVNHRLAHNNIRLDVTQKVKEKLVELGYDPKMGARPLRRTIQDYIEDAITDFYLEHPAEKDMRAVLTSNGHIIIKPVVKSQAKQAD encoded by the coding sequence ATGCTTTGTCAAAACTGTAATTTAAACGAATCAACCATTCATCTTTATACAAGCATTAACGGAAAGCAAAGGCAGATTGACCTCTGTCAAAATTGCTACCAAATCATGAAAACAGACCCTAAAAATCCTATCTTAGGAGGCTATAATGGCAACCAAAAGGCGCAGCAGCCTTCTCAAAACCCTTTCTTTGATGACTTTTTTGGTGACCTGAACAATTTTAGAGCCTTCGGTCAATTGCCCAATACACCACCTACCCAATCAGGCGGCCATAATGGCGGAGGTCACAATGGCTACCGTCCCAATCACACACAGCCAGCACAAGAGGCTAACAAAGGTTTGCTTGAGGAATTCGGCATTAATATCACTGAAATGGCTAAGCGTGGTGATATTGATCCTGTCATCGGACGTGACGATGAGATTATCCGCGTGATCGAGATTCTCAACCGTCGTACCAAAAATAACCCTGTCCTAATCGGAGAACCAGGTGTTGGTAAGACTGCTGTCGTTGAAGGCCTTGCTCAAAAAATCGTTGATGGCGATGTGCCACAAAAGCTACAGAGTAAGCAGGTGATTCGCCTTGATGTGGTTAGCCTCGTTCAGGGGACAGGTATTCGTGGCCAATTTGAAGAGCGCATGCAAAAGCTCATGGAGGAAATCCGCAAGCGCCATGACGTGATTCTATTTATTGATGAAATCCATGAAATTGTGGGAGCTGGTGCAGTTGGTGACGGCAGCATGGACGCAGGAAATATTTTAAAGCCAGCACTTGCTCGTGGTGAGCTTCAATTAGTGGGAGCGACCACTCTCAATGAATATCGCATCATCGAAAAGGACGCAGCCCTTGAGCGACGCATGCAGCCGGTTAAGGTGGACGAGCCTTCGGTTGAAGAAACAATCACTATCCTAAAAGGAATCCAACCCAAATATGAGGACTATCACCATGTCAAATATAGCCAGTCGGCTATTGAAGCAGCTGCTAACCTCTCCAACCGCTATATTCAAGACCGCTTCTTGCCTGATAAGGCCATTGACCTGCTAGATGAAGCCGGCTCAAAGATGAACCTAACCCTTAACTTTGTTGACCCCAAAGACATTGATAAGCGTTTGATTGAGGCTGAAAACCTCAAGACACAAGCCACACGTGATGAGGATTATGAGCGAGCAGCCTATTTCCGCGATCAAATCGCCAAATATAAAGAAATGCAGGCTCAAAAGCTAGATGAGCAGGATATTCCAATCATCACTGACAAGACCATCGAAGCAATCGTTGAGCAAAAAACCAATATTCCAGTTGGTGATTTAAAGGAAAAGGAACAATCACAGCTAGTCAATCTGGCCGCCGATCTCAAAAAGCATGTTATCGGTCAAGACGATGCTGTTGATAAAATTGCAAAAGCTATCCGTCGTAATCGTGTTGGACTGGGAGCCCCAAATCGTCCTATCGGCTCCTTCCTCTTTGTTGGCCCAACTGGTGTCGGTAAAACAGAGCTTTCCAAGCAATTAGCCATTGAGCTTTTTGGCTCTGCTGATAACATGATTCGCTTTGACATGTCTGAATACATGGAAAAGCACGCTGTGGCTAAGCTTGTCGGTGCCCCTCCCGGCTACGTCGGCTATGAGGAGGCAGGTCAGTTAACAGAGCAGGTGCGCCGCAACCCTTACTCGCTCATTTTGTTAGATGAGATCGAAAAGGCTCACCCTGATGTCATGCACATGTTTTTACAGGTCCTAGATGACGGACGATTAACCGACGGACAAGGACGTACCGTTAGCTTTAAGGACACTATTATCATCATGACATCAAATGCTGGCACTGGCAAAACAGAGGCCTCAGTAGGCTTTGGCGCTGCTAGAGAAGGGCGGACAAACTCTGTTTTAGGAGAGCTCAGTCATTTCTTTAGCCCCGAGTTCATGAATCGCTTTGATGGCATTATTGAGTTTCAGCCACTAAGCAAGGACAATCTTTTACATATCGTTCATTTAATGCTCGATGATGTTAACCACCGCCTTGCTCACAATAACATTCGCCTTGATGTCACCCAAAAGGTCAAAGAAAAGCTCGTTGAGCTAGGCTATGATCCTAAGATGGGAGCACGACCATTGCGCCGCACCATTCAGGACTACATTGAGGACGCCATTACTGACTTCTACCTTGAGCACCCAGCAGAAAAAGACATGCGAGCTGTCTTGACCTCTAATGGACACATTATAATCAAGCCTGTAGTCAAATCTCAGGCGAAGCAGGCGGACTAA